In Agromyces archimandritae, one genomic interval encodes:
- the rho gene encoding transcription termination factor Rho: MSCVQGEGIHPVTNGTDHGQAVANRTELRAMKVAELQRLALSLGVPGATKLRKGELIEQIALRQDANAGASSAQSAPVEAPAAAAPAAAPAAPAAEASAGEEAPAAPAEAPARQRRQPRRATSASTAAAGHVNGGGAGIDLVPGDDRREAARAAVREELAAAAEGRAAQNEGRAAKTSEEGGDAQAEAKPAETDETQPRQGRRGRGRRGGRDEQGGQQQGGQSQDGGSQKQPEKGEGGKKDGGKADGDGKKSDKNQDKGDRGQHQDKGQGERQNQDRQNQNQQDRDGEGGRRGRYRDRKRRGGGEDVEPEILDDDVLVPIAGILDVLDNYAFVRTTGYLPGPSDVYVSLGQVKKYHLRKGDAVVGAIKQPRDGEHNNRQKYNALVKVDSVNGQSVDEAGTRVEFQKLTPLYPQERLRLETEPTKLTQRIIDLVAPIGKGQRGLIVAPPKAGKTIVLQQIANAISQNNPEVHLMVVLVDERPEEVTDMQRTVKGEVVASTFDRPAEDHTTVAELAIERAKRLVELGHDVVVLLDSITRLGRAYNLAAPASGRVLSGGVDASALYPPKRFFGAARNIENGGSLTILATALVETGSKMDEVIFEEFKGTGNSELRLSRQLADKRIFPAVDVNASSTRREEMLLSPDEVKITWKLRRALAGLEPQQALEAVLGRLKESQSNTEFLLLMQKSAPVGGAQHAHELDHR; the protein is encoded by the coding sequence ATGTCTTGCGTCCAGGGGGAAGGAATACACCCAGTGACCAACGGAACCGACCACGGCCAGGCCGTGGCGAACCGCACCGAACTCCGGGCCATGAAGGTCGCCGAGCTCCAGCGCCTCGCGCTCTCCCTCGGCGTACCCGGCGCCACCAAGCTCCGCAAGGGCGAGCTCATCGAGCAGATCGCCCTGCGGCAGGACGCGAACGCGGGCGCTTCATCCGCGCAGTCTGCGCCCGTCGAGGCGCCGGCGGCTGCGGCCCCGGCCGCCGCCCCGGCAGCGCCTGCCGCCGAGGCATCCGCCGGCGAGGAGGCCCCCGCCGCACCGGCCGAGGCCCCCGCCCGCCAGCGGCGTCAGCCGCGCCGCGCGACGAGCGCGAGCACCGCGGCCGCCGGCCACGTCAACGGCGGCGGAGCCGGCATCGACCTCGTGCCCGGCGACGACCGTCGCGAGGCCGCCCGTGCGGCCGTGCGCGAGGAACTCGCCGCGGCGGCCGAGGGCCGCGCCGCTCAGAACGAGGGCCGCGCCGCCAAGACGAGCGAGGAGGGCGGCGACGCCCAGGCCGAGGCCAAGCCTGCCGAGACCGACGAGACGCAGCCCCGCCAGGGCCGGCGCGGCCGCGGTCGTCGCGGCGGCCGGGACGAACAGGGCGGCCAGCAGCAGGGCGGCCAGTCGCAGGACGGCGGCTCCCAGAAGCAGCCCGAGAAGGGCGAGGGCGGCAAGAAGGACGGCGGCAAGGCCGACGGCGACGGCAAGAAGTCCGACAAGAACCAGGACAAGGGCGACCGCGGCCAGCACCAGGACAAGGGCCAGGGCGAGCGCCAGAACCAGGACCGCCAGAACCAGAATCAGCAGGACCGGGACGGCGAGGGCGGCCGCCGCGGCCGCTACCGCGACCGCAAGCGCCGCGGAGGCGGCGAGGACGTCGAACCCGAGATCCTCGACGACGACGTGCTCGTGCCCATCGCGGGCATCCTGGACGTGCTCGACAACTACGCGTTCGTCCGCACCACCGGCTACCTGCCCGGCCCGAGCGACGTGTACGTCTCCCTCGGCCAGGTCAAGAAGTACCACCTGCGCAAGGGCGACGCGGTCGTCGGCGCGATCAAGCAGCCGCGCGACGGCGAGCACAACAACCGCCAGAAGTACAACGCCCTCGTCAAGGTCGACTCGGTCAACGGCCAGAGCGTCGACGAGGCCGGCACGCGCGTCGAGTTCCAGAAGCTCACGCCGCTCTACCCGCAGGAGCGCCTGCGGCTCGAGACCGAGCCGACGAAGCTCACGCAGCGCATCATCGACCTCGTCGCCCCGATCGGCAAGGGCCAGCGCGGCCTCATCGTCGCCCCGCCGAAGGCGGGCAAGACGATCGTCCTGCAGCAGATCGCGAACGCGATCTCGCAGAACAACCCCGAGGTCCACCTCATGGTCGTGCTCGTCGACGAGCGGCCCGAAGAGGTCACCGACATGCAGCGCACCGTCAAGGGCGAGGTCGTCGCCTCGACCTTCGACCGTCCGGCCGAAGACCACACGACGGTCGCCGAGCTCGCGATCGAGCGCGCCAAGCGTCTGGTCGAGCTCGGCCACGATGTCGTCGTGCTGCTCGACTCGATCACCCGCCTCGGCCGTGCCTACAACCTCGCGGCCCCGGCGTCGGGCCGGGTGCTGTCGGGCGGGGTGGATGCCTCGGCGCTCTACCCCCCGAAGCGCTTCTTCGGCGCCGCGCGCAACATCGAGAACGGCGGTTCGCTGACGATCCTCGCCACGGCGCTCGTCGAGACCGGGTCGAAGATGGACGAGGTGATCTTCGAGGAGTTCAAGGGCACGGGCAACAGCGAGCTGCGCCTGTCGCGTCAGCTGGCCGACAAGCGGATCTTCCCGGCCGTGGACGTGAACGCATCCTCCACGCGACGCGAGGAGATGCTCCTCTCGCCCGACGAGGTCAAGATCACCTGGAAGCTGCGCCGCGCCCTTGCCGGGCTCGAGCCGCAGCAGGCCCTGGAGGCCGTGCTCGGCCGGCTCAAGGAGTCGCAGTCGAACACCGAGTTCCTCCTGCTCATGCAG
- the thrB gene encoding homoserine kinase, which produces MTHPTPAGEPVEAPVAARTVHVKVPATTANLGPGFDTLGLALALYDELEASIIDAGLEIEVHGVGEGEVPLDEQHLVVRSIAHTFARFGYRMPPLRLVARNAIPHGRGLGSSGAAIVAGVMIGKGLLEGIAEIGPDELLEIATELEGHPDNVAPSLFGGLTIAWTTPDGPRHKKLIVHRGVSPLVLVPEHVMSTALARSLQPESVPHEDAVFNVSRSALLVAALTQSPELLLQATEDKLHQSYRAQAMPETDRVIAGLRAAGYPAVVSGAGPSVLVLASDPKQRLDAAALVEETSESAWQALPLAVDFKGATVTGTDDGPAAA; this is translated from the coding sequence GTGACCCACCCCACCCCGGCCGGCGAACCCGTCGAGGCCCCCGTCGCCGCGCGCACGGTGCACGTCAAGGTGCCGGCGACGACGGCCAACCTCGGCCCCGGCTTCGACACCCTCGGGCTCGCCCTGGCCCTCTACGACGAACTCGAGGCGAGCATCATCGACGCCGGGCTCGAGATCGAGGTGCACGGCGTCGGCGAGGGGGAGGTGCCCCTCGACGAGCAGCACCTCGTCGTCCGCTCCATCGCGCACACCTTCGCCCGCTTCGGCTACCGCATGCCGCCGCTGCGCCTCGTCGCCCGCAACGCGATCCCGCACGGGCGAGGCCTCGGCTCCTCGGGCGCGGCGATCGTCGCCGGCGTCATGATCGGCAAGGGGCTGCTCGAAGGCATCGCCGAGATCGGGCCCGACGAGCTGCTCGAGATCGCCACCGAGCTCGAAGGCCACCCCGACAACGTCGCCCCCTCGCTCTTCGGCGGGCTCACCATCGCTTGGACGACGCCCGACGGCCCACGGCACAAGAAGCTCATCGTGCACCGCGGCGTCTCGCCGCTCGTGCTCGTGCCCGAGCACGTCATGTCGACCGCGCTGGCCCGTTCGCTGCAGCCCGAATCGGTGCCCCACGAGGACGCCGTGTTCAACGTCTCGCGCTCCGCCCTGCTGGTCGCGGCCCTCACCCAGAGCCCCGAACTGCTGCTGCAGGCCACCGAGGACAAGCTCCACCAGAGCTACCGCGCCCAGGCGATGCCCGAGACCGACCGCGTCATCGCAGGGCTCCGCGCCGCCGGCTACCCGGCCGTCGTCTCGGGGGCCGGGCCCTCGGTGCTCGTGCTCGCGAGCGACCCGAAGCAGCGCCTCGACGCCGCAGCCCTCGTGGAGGAGACCTCGGAGAGCGCCTGGCAGGCGCTTCCGCTCGCGGTCGACTTCAAGGGGGCGACCGTCACGGGCACGGACGACGGACCTGCTGCGGCGTGA
- a CDS encoding homoserine dehydrogenase — translation MFAYRSLRVALLGAGTVGSQVARLLIDEADELANRVGARLELVGIAVRDPDAPRDTPLPQELFTTDAESLILGADIVIELMGGIEPARTFVLQALGSGADVVTGNKALLATHGPELAEAAEQVGAQLAYEAAVAGAIPIIRPLRESLAGDRVERILAIVNGTTNFILDRMDSTGTSLENALATATELGYAEADPTADIGGYDAAQKAAILASLAFHTTVPLASVHREGITEISAAEVAAAADAGYVVKLLAICGRMTDPDTGEDAVSVRVHPALIPRTHPLASVRGGNNAVFVEAEAAGPLMFYGAGAGGVQTASAVLGDLVAVARRHVVGGPGLGDSAHAGLPVLDIGKVTTRYAISLDVDDQPGVLAAVAQTFARHGVSVEQLQQTTSDESGRATLVVGTHTARESALAETVAELATIPAVASVASVLRVEGAA, via the coding sequence GTGTTCGCCTACCGTTCCCTGCGCGTCGCCCTGCTCGGGGCCGGCACCGTCGGCTCCCAGGTCGCCAGGCTCCTCATCGACGAAGCCGATGAGCTCGCCAACCGCGTCGGTGCCCGCCTCGAACTCGTCGGCATCGCCGTGCGCGACCCCGACGCGCCCCGCGACACCCCCCTGCCGCAGGAGCTGTTCACGACCGACGCCGAATCGCTGATCCTCGGCGCCGACATCGTCATCGAGCTCATGGGCGGCATCGAACCGGCACGCACCTTCGTGCTGCAGGCCCTCGGCTCGGGGGCCGACGTCGTCACCGGCAACAAGGCGCTCCTGGCCACCCACGGCCCCGAGCTCGCCGAGGCCGCCGAGCAGGTCGGCGCCCAGCTCGCCTACGAGGCGGCCGTCGCCGGGGCGATCCCGATCATCCGGCCGCTGCGCGAATCACTCGCCGGCGACCGCGTCGAGCGCATCCTCGCGATCGTGAACGGCACCACGAACTTCATCCTCGACCGCATGGACTCGACCGGCACGAGCCTCGAGAACGCGCTGGCCACGGCGACCGAGCTCGGCTATGCCGAAGCCGACCCCACCGCCGACATCGGCGGGTACGACGCCGCGCAGAAGGCCGCGATCCTCGCGAGCCTCGCCTTCCACACCACCGTGCCGCTCGCCTCGGTGCACCGCGAAGGCATCACCGAGATCTCCGCGGCCGAGGTCGCCGCCGCCGCCGACGCCGGCTACGTCGTGAAGCTCCTGGCGATCTGCGGGCGGATGACCGACCCCGATACGGGCGAGGACGCGGTCTCGGTGCGCGTGCACCCCGCACTCATCCCGCGCACCCACCCCCTGGCATCCGTCCGCGGCGGCAACAACGCCGTCTTCGTCGAGGCCGAGGCCGCCGGCCCGCTCATGTTCTACGGTGCAGGCGCCGGCGGGGTGCAGACCGCCTCCGCGGTGCTCGGCGACCTCGTCGCCGTCGCCCGCCGTCACGTCGTCGGCGGCCCCGGCCTCGGCGACTCGGCCCACGCCGGACTGCCCGTCCTCGACATCGGCAAGGTCACCACGCGCTACGCGATCAGCCTCGACGTCGACGACCAGCCCGGCGTGCTCGCCGCCGTCGCGCAGACCTTCGCGCGGCACGGCGTTTCGGTCGAGCAGCTGCAGCAGACGACGAGCGACGAGTCTGGCCGGGCTACCCTGGTCGTCGGCACGCACACGGCCAGGGAGTCCGCCCTCGCCGAGACCGTCGCCGAACTCGCGACGATCCCGGCCGTGGCCTCCGTCGCATCCGTCCTCCGAGTCGAAGGAGCAGCGTGA
- the lysA gene encoding diaminopimelate decarboxylase → MSHASADADVLDPAVWPASAHRDAAGAIVVGGVSAPELVARFGSPLYVLDEDEARARARRIRTALADAARAIGTEAHVYYAGKAFLSGEAARWMVEEGLGIDVCTGGELAVALAAGVAPALIGFHGNNKSVAEIERAVAAGVGTIVIDSEIEIERVARAARAAGRVQRVRLRVNSGVHASTHEFLATAHEDQKFGVPLGRAVELGVRIRAHDSLDFLGLHCHIGSQIFDAGGFAESAARLLDAHAALLAGGEVPELNLGGGFGIAYTSDDTPAPIEEIAAGIAAAVADGCRERGIRPPRLAFEPGRAIIGPAGVTLYTVGTVKAVPIDGGVRHYVSVDGGMSDNARPALYGADYTVRLASRTGTADPVLVRVAGKHCEAGDIVVDHDQLPGDVGPGDLVALAATGAYCWSLASNYNHVPRPPVVAVAGGEARVIVHGDTEESLLARDAGLRGRN, encoded by the coding sequence GTGTCCCACGCTTCCGCCGATGCCGACGTGCTCGATCCGGCCGTCTGGCCGGCCTCCGCCCACCGCGACGCCGCCGGCGCGATCGTCGTCGGCGGGGTGAGCGCCCCCGAGCTCGTCGCCCGATTCGGCTCGCCGCTCTACGTCCTCGACGAAGACGAGGCGCGCGCCCGCGCGCGCCGCATCCGCACCGCCCTGGCCGACGCCGCCCGAGCCATCGGTACCGAGGCGCACGTCTACTACGCCGGCAAGGCCTTCCTCTCGGGCGAAGCGGCCCGGTGGATGGTCGAGGAGGGGCTCGGCATCGACGTGTGCACCGGCGGCGAACTCGCCGTCGCGCTCGCCGCCGGCGTCGCCCCGGCGCTCATCGGCTTCCACGGCAACAACAAGTCGGTCGCCGAGATCGAACGGGCCGTCGCCGCCGGCGTCGGCACGATCGTCATCGACAGCGAGATCGAGATCGAACGCGTCGCCCGGGCGGCCCGGGCCGCCGGCCGCGTGCAGCGGGTGCGGCTCCGCGTCAACAGCGGCGTGCACGCATCCACCCACGAATTCCTCGCGACCGCGCACGAGGACCAGAAGTTCGGCGTCCCCCTCGGCCGCGCCGTCGAACTCGGCGTCCGCATCCGCGCGCACGACTCCCTCGACTTCCTCGGCCTGCACTGCCACATCGGCTCGCAGATCTTCGACGCCGGCGGCTTCGCCGAATCGGCCGCACGCCTCCTCGACGCCCACGCCGCGCTCCTGGCCGGCGGCGAGGTGCCCGAGCTGAACCTCGGCGGCGGTTTCGGGATCGCCTACACCTCCGATGACACGCCGGCCCCGATCGAGGAGATCGCGGCGGGCATCGCGGCGGCCGTGGCCGATGGATGCCGTGAGCGCGGCATCCGCCCGCCCCGCCTCGCCTTCGAGCCCGGCCGTGCGATCATCGGCCCGGCCGGCGTCACCCTCTACACGGTCGGCACCGTCAAGGCCGTGCCGATCGACGGCGGCGTGCGGCACTACGTCTCGGTCGACGGCGGCATGAGCGACAACGCCCGCCCCGCCCTCTACGGCGCCGACTACACGGTGCGGCTCGCCTCGCGCACCGGCACCGCCGACCCCGTGCTCGTGCGCGTCGCCGGCAAGCACTGCGAGGCCGGCGACATCGTCGTCGACCACGACCAACTGCCCGGCGACGTCGGGCCCGGCGATCTCGTCGCGCTCGCCGCGACGGGCGCGTACTGCTGGTCGCTCGCATCCAACTACAACCACGTCCCGCGCCCGCCGGTCGTCGCCGTCGCCGGCGGCGAGGCGCGCGTCATCGTCCACGGCGACACGGAGGAATCCCTCCTCGCCCGCGACGCCGGACTCCGAGGGAGGAACTGA
- a CDS encoding zinc-binding dehydrogenase, protein MRAWQFEGRGKPIALNEIPEPAAGPGEVVIDVQAAGLCHSDLMYMELGEGVMPFLPMTQGHENAGVISAIGEGVEGWAVGDLVGVNSAGERPPLGMFTPGGFADKLVANAADLARVPEGLGPELAAIATDAGMTSYHAVMVTGGAAAGMKVGIIGYGGLGQIGTRAAVLAGAEVHVAELKHDVWDLAKAAGVADVVEDAAAWKGQGFDLVVDYAGFDTTQKAIDAIRPGGTAVQVGLGKPTFTVVTNTLLGKNLRGSLGGTVADIEEVFRLLLAREIEPAYTVIGFDEIGEGLERLRRGEVTGRLVARVAG, encoded by the coding sequence GTGCGCGCATGGCAGTTCGAGGGCCGCGGCAAGCCCATCGCCCTGAACGAAATCCCCGAACCCGCAGCCGGCCCCGGCGAGGTCGTCATCGACGTGCAGGCCGCCGGGCTCTGCCACAGCGACCTCATGTACATGGAGCTCGGCGAGGGCGTCATGCCCTTCCTGCCGATGACGCAGGGCCACGAGAACGCCGGCGTCATCAGCGCGATCGGCGAGGGCGTGGAGGGCTGGGCCGTCGGCGACCTCGTCGGCGTCAACTCCGCCGGCGAGCGGCCCCCGCTCGGCATGTTCACCCCCGGCGGCTTCGCCGACAAGCTCGTCGCGAACGCCGCCGACCTCGCACGCGTGCCCGAGGGCCTCGGCCCCGAGCTCGCCGCGATCGCCACCGACGCCGGCATGACCTCCTACCACGCGGTCATGGTCACCGGCGGCGCGGCGGCCGGCATGAAGGTCGGCATCATCGGCTACGGAGGCCTCGGGCAGATCGGCACGCGCGCCGCCGTCCTCGCCGGCGCCGAAGTGCACGTCGCCGAGCTGAAGCACGACGTCTGGGACCTCGCGAAGGCCGCCGGCGTCGCCGACGTCGTCGAGGACGCCGCCGCGTGGAAGGGGCAGGGCTTCGACCTCGTCGTCGACTACGCCGGCTTCGACACCACCCAGAAGGCGATCGACGCGATCCGCCCGGGCGGCACGGCCGTGCAGGTCGGCCTCGGCAAGCCGACGTTCACCGTCGTCACCAACACCCTCCTCGGCAAGAACCTCCGCGGCTCCCTCGGCGGCACCGTCGCCGACATCGAAGAGGTCTTCCGACTGCTTCTCGCCCGCGAGATCGAGCCCGCGTACACCGTCATCGGCTTCGACGAGATCGGCGAGGGCCTCGAACGGCTCCGTCGCGGCGAGGTCACCGGGCGGCTCGTCGCCCGCGTCGCCGGCTGA
- a CDS encoding LacI family DNA-binding transcriptional regulator, whose amino-acid sequence MNEPRVRIRDVARAAGVSTATVSYVLNEAPGQTIRPETRERVRRAAAELGYAPHGIARSLREGRSRIVVLNTGVFAGGGRVAELVAGMDAELREHGFTLLLTSAAGGVPAEVVDAVAPRAVLDLADFAVGDERADDVSGFVAGDHVGFAYQSYAQLQHLAERGHRAIALAVPAGRAAAGPALPARIEHARRAAARLGIPEPVLLELDLDGPRDARRDALGGLLDRSPVTAVAGYSDDEALAVIVAAAELGIEVPARLAVMGFDERGYGGLIRPALTTLRIDAAAYGRRAARIALGLDPGEWTGAPSSVVEREST is encoded by the coding sequence ATGAACGAGCCCCGGGTGCGGATCCGCGACGTCGCGCGGGCCGCCGGGGTCTCGACGGCGACCGTCAGCTACGTGCTGAACGAGGCGCCCGGCCAGACCATCCGCCCCGAGACCCGCGAACGCGTGCGCCGGGCCGCCGCCGAACTCGGCTACGCGCCGCACGGCATCGCACGGTCGCTGCGCGAGGGGCGGTCCCGCATCGTCGTGCTGAACACGGGTGTCTTCGCGGGCGGCGGACGCGTCGCCGAGCTCGTCGCGGGCATGGACGCCGAACTCCGCGAGCACGGCTTCACGCTGCTGCTCACCTCGGCGGCCGGCGGGGTGCCCGCCGAGGTGGTGGATGCCGTGGCGCCGCGCGCCGTGCTCGACCTCGCCGACTTCGCGGTCGGCGACGAACGCGCCGACGACGTCTCCGGGTTCGTCGCGGGCGATCACGTCGGCTTCGCCTACCAGTCCTACGCGCAACTGCAGCACCTGGCGGAGCGCGGGCACCGGGCGATCGCCCTCGCCGTGCCCGCCGGCCGGGCCGCCGCCGGTCCGGCGCTGCCGGCGCGCATCGAGCACGCGCGGCGTGCGGCGGCGCGCCTCGGCATCCCGGAGCCGGTCCTGCTCGAACTCGACCTCGACGGGCCCCGCGATGCACGCCGCGACGCCCTCGGCGGCCTCCTCGACCGCTCCCCCGTCACCGCCGTCGCCGGCTACAGCGACGACGAAGCCCTCGCCGTGATCGTCGCCGCCGCCGAACTCGGCATCGAGGTGCCGGCGCGCCTGGCCGTGATGGGCTTCGACGAGCGCGGATACGGCGGGCTCATCAGGCCGGCGCTCACGACCCTCCGCATCGACGCCGCCGCGTACGGCCGCCGTGCGGCGCGGATCGCCCTCGGCCTCGACCCCGGGGAGTGGACCGGGGCGCCGTCGAGCGTCGTCGAACGCGAGAGCACCTGA
- a CDS encoding LmeA family phospholipid-binding protein: MSDRPTEAFPTTPYPTEVLAPASTPPNDGGADAGARPARSRGRGWFIALGVVVLLAVGLVAAEFIVRGQIEQRISGEAEQNLPEGITGEVTTELGGFSVLAQLIAGRFDEVHLSAPELSFRGDALSAEVHAYGVPLAEGGTVGHAEGELSVDAAILAEQLEVPGDGAFTLGDGTISYGDSTSFLGQEIGFTVTATPAAAGTAILLQPESVEVNWGGASLDLGGLADRITGSEPVSLCVADRLPEGVEVRHVGVTPERATVRVAASGFPLDAEMLERPGSCE, from the coding sequence GTGAGCGATCGCCCCACCGAGGCGTTTCCGACGACGCCGTACCCGACCGAGGTGCTCGCCCCGGCATCCACGCCGCCGAACGACGGGGGTGCGGATGCCGGCGCACGCCCGGCTCGGTCGCGCGGTCGCGGCTGGTTCATCGCGCTCGGCGTCGTCGTGCTGCTCGCGGTCGGTCTCGTCGCGGCCGAGTTCATCGTGCGCGGCCAGATCGAGCAGCGCATCTCCGGTGAGGCGGAGCAGAACCTGCCGGAGGGCATCACCGGCGAGGTGACGACCGAGCTCGGCGGCTTCTCGGTGCTCGCGCAGCTGATCGCGGGCCGTTTCGACGAGGTGCATCTGAGCGCCCCTGAGTTGAGCTTCCGCGGCGACGCGCTCTCGGCGGAGGTTCATGCGTACGGGGTTCCGCTCGCCGAGGGCGGCACGGTCGGCCATGCCGAGGGCGAGCTGTCGGTGGATGCGGCGATCCTCGCCGAACAGCTCGAGGTTCCCGGAGACGGGGCGTTCACGCTCGGCGACGGCACGATCAGCTACGGGGATTCGACGAGCTTCCTCGGGCAGGAGATCGGGTTCACGGTGACGGCGACGCCGGCCGCGGCCGGTACGGCGATCCTGCTGCAGCCCGAATCCGTCGAGGTCAACTGGGGCGGCGCCTCGCTCGACCTCGGCGGTCTCGCCGACCGCATCACGGGGTCCGAGCCGGTGTCGCTGTGCGTCGCCGACCGGCTGCCGGAGGGCGTGGAGGTCCGCCATGTCGGTGTCACGCCGGAGCGGGCGACGGTCCGGGTGGCCGCGAGCGGCTTCCCCCTCGACGCCGAGATGCTGGAGCGCCCGGGCAGCTGCGAGTAG
- the argS gene encoding arginine--tRNA ligase — MTPDDLSRALLDLVTALVARRRAGGAEVEIVLGEADIPLTRPKQREHGDWASNIAMRLAKPLGSNPREIATELAAGLAEVGGVASAEVAGPGFINVRLDAAAAGALAKTIVDAGAAFGRNATQAGASVNIEFVSANPTGPLHIAHTRWAAVGDAIARVLAFSGAEVAREYYINDAGAQMDRFGESIVASLQGREKPEGGYSGEYIDELGKRVLEARPDFLSLGEDEQVTVAREIAYPIQLDEIRASLDAFGVVFDGWFSERTLHAPGPDGGPSLIDQALDRLRAQGHVFEKDDAVWVRTTDFGDDKDRVIRRSNGEYTYFAADAAYYLSKSDRGFDVKVYLLGADHHGYINRLKAIAGAAGDDPKRNVEVLIGQMVSINGARLSKRAGNIIAMDDIVSWLGVDALRYSLERSPVDSPLDLDPEVLQRRTNDNPVFYVQYAHARTAAVARNAAAAGVDRSSFAPELLTHESESALLGALQEFPRVVAQAAELREPHRVARYIEELAGLFHRWYDTCRVLPFGDEPVGDLNRTRLWLNDATGQVIRNGLALLGVSAPERM; from the coding sequence GTGACTCCCGACGATCTCTCCCGCGCCCTGCTCGACCTCGTGACCGCTCTGGTCGCGCGCCGACGCGCGGGCGGCGCGGAGGTCGAGATCGTGCTCGGCGAGGCCGACATCCCGCTGACCCGGCCGAAGCAGCGCGAGCACGGCGACTGGGCGTCGAACATCGCGATGCGGCTGGCGAAGCCGCTCGGTTCGAACCCGCGCGAGATCGCGACGGAGCTCGCGGCCGGCCTCGCCGAGGTCGGCGGCGTCGCGAGCGCCGAGGTGGCCGGCCCGGGATTCATCAACGTGCGTCTCGATGCGGCCGCGGCGGGTGCGTTGGCGAAGACGATCGTGGATGCCGGTGCGGCGTTCGGCCGGAATGCGACGCAGGCGGGGGCTTCCGTCAATATCGAGTTCGTGAGCGCGAACCCGACCGGTCCGCTGCACATCGCCCACACGCGGTGGGCCGCCGTCGGCGATGCGATCGCCCGGGTGCTGGCGTTCAGCGGCGCCGAGGTCGCCCGCGAGTACTACATCAACGATGCGGGCGCCCAGATGGATCGCTTCGGCGAGTCGATCGTCGCGTCCCTCCAGGGTCGGGAGAAGCCCGAGGGCGGCTACTCCGGCGAGTACATCGACGAGCTCGGCAAACGTGTGCTCGAGGCCCGCCCCGACTTCCTCTCCCTCGGCGAGGACGAGCAGGTCACGGTCGCACGCGAGATCGCGTATCCGATCCAGCTCGATGAGATCAGGGCTTCCCTCGACGCGTTCGGCGTCGTCTTCGACGGCTGGTTCTCGGAGCGGACGCTCCACGCACCCGGTCCCGACGGAGGTCCGAGCCTGATCGATCAGGCCCTCGATCGCCTGCGCGCGCAGGGCCACGTGTTCGAGAAGGACGATGCCGTCTGGGTGCGTACGACCGATTTCGGCGACGACAAGGACCGCGTGATCCGCCGCTCGAACGGCGAGTACACCTATTTCGCCGCCGACGCCGCCTACTACCTCAGCAAGAGCGACCGCGGCTTCGATGTGAAGGTGTACCTGCTCGGCGCCGACCACCACGGCTACATCAACCGCTTGAAGGCGATCGCCGGTGCCGCGGGCGACGACCCGAAGCGCAATGTCGAGGTGCTCATCGGCCAGATGGTGTCGATCAACGGCGCGCGGCTGTCGAAGCGCGCGGGCAACATCATCGCGATGGACGACATCGTCTCCTGGCTCGGCGTCGACGCCCTCCGGTACTCGCTCGAGCGCTCCCCGGTCGATTCGCCGCTCGACCTCGACCCCGAGGTCCTCCAGCGCCGCACGAACGACAACCCCGTGTTCTACGTGCAGTACGCGCATGCGCGCACGGCCGCGGTCGCGCGGAACGCGGCCGCCGCCGGGGTGGATCGTTCCTCGTTCGCGCCCGAGCTCCTCACGCACGAGTCGGAGTCGGCGCTGCTCGGCGCCCTGCAGGAGTTCCCGCGGGTCGTGGCGCAGGCGGCCGAACTCCGCGAACCGCACCGGGTCGCCCGGTACATCGAGGAGCTCGCCGGCCTCTTCCACCGCTGGTACGACACGTGCCGCGTGCTGCCCTTCGGCGACGAGCCGGTCGGCGATCTGAACCGTACGCGCCTGTGGCTGAACGACGCGACGGGCCAGGTCATCCGCAACGGCCTCGCCCTGCTCGGCGTCTCCGCCCCGGAGCGCATGTGA